GGTTTTGGCAAGATGCCTAACCCGCGCCTCACCCATTGCCCAAAGATCAAGGTTCACACAAGGGGCGCCAGATGCCCGCGCGTGAAAGGCTGGATCAATATAATCTGGCCCAACTTTCGCGCTTTTCACCCGCACGCCAGATCGCGCCAAAGCTCTCAACAAACCAAGCGTCACCAACGTCTTTCCCGACCCAGATTGGGGGGCCGCAATTACGCATCCATTTGGTGGTTGACGGGTCACAAAAAATCCTGACGTTTTAATCTTTCAAAGAGTTGTATAGAACGTGGTTATGGCGCACTCAATCGGCGATGTAAAAGACGGTGAAAATAACCAACCTCTCAAAAGAGGATGGACCACAGGCGCGTGCGCGACTGCTGCGACAAAAGCGGCATTATCCGCGCTTTTGGGTGGCTCTTTTGAAGACCCCGTAACAATTACATTGCCAAAAGGCGAAACACCGAGTTTTCCTCTGGCCATCGAAGAACAGGCAGAAGACTTCGCCCGCGCAGGCATTATCAAAGATGCAGGCGATGATCCTGATGTTACGCATGGCGCAATGATTGTTTCAAAAGTTCGGTTAGGTGAAGCAGGTTCTGGCATCACGTTTAAAGCGGGCAAAGGCGTTGGCACGGTGACAAGGCCTGGTCTGCCTTTGGATGTTGGCGAACCTGCCATCAACCCCGTTCCACGATCTTTGATGAATGAAGTCGTTACAGCGCTTTGTAAGGCGCACGACATCGCACCTGATATCGAGATTGAAATTTCCATTCCCACAGGCGAGCAATTAGCAGATCAAACGTGGAACCCGCGCCTTGGCATTATCGGCGGCCTCTCAATCCTTGGCACCACCGGCATTGTTCACCCGTTTTCGTGTTCTGCATGGATACACTCCATCCATCGAGGCATTGACGTTGCTGTGGCAGAAGGATTGCCGCACGTGGCAGGTTGCACGGGATCAACGTCTGAAAAAGCCGTGCAAGAGCATTTCGGCCTGCCCGATCATGCCATGCTCGATATGGGCGACTTTGCTGGCGGCATGTTGAAGTATATCAGAAACCACCCCGTGCCCCGCGTCACCATCGGCGGCGGATTTGCAAAACTGACGAAGCTCGGCCAAGGGTTCATGGACTTGCATTCTGGTCGTAGCCAAGTGGATTTTGAATGGTTGGCAGAGCGAGCCGTTGAAGCGGGCATTGAAAGTGCCGCAGATGCTATACGCGGTGCAAACACCGCAGCCCATGCGCGAGAAATTGGCTTAGAGCACGGCGTGGACCTCGCACCCACCATCGCACGGCACGCGCAAGAGCAAGCCAGCAAAACTTTGCGAAATTCGTCAACGATTGTTGACA
This genomic interval from Hyphomicrobiales bacterium contains the following:
- a CDS encoding cobalt-precorrin-5B (C(1))-methyltransferase; amino-acid sequence: MAHSIGDVKDGENNQPLKRGWTTGACATAATKAALSALLGGSFEDPVTITLPKGETPSFPLAIEEQAEDFARAGIIKDAGDDPDVTHGAMIVSKVRLGEAGSGITFKAGKGVGTVTRPGLPLDVGEPAINPVPRSLMNEVVTALCKAHDIAPDIEIEISIPTGEQLADQTWNPRLGIIGGLSILGTTGIVHPFSCSAWIHSIHRGIDVAVAEGLPHVAGCTGSTSEKAVQEHFGLPDHAMLDMGDFAGGMLKYIRNHPVPRVTIGGGFAKLTKLGQGFMDLHSGRSQVDFEWLAERAVEAGIESAADAIRGANTAAHAREIGLEHGVDLAPTIARHAQEQASKTLRNSSTIVDIIVIDRSGAIIAQQNDPKAGCS